The following coding sequences are from one Lolium rigidum isolate FL_2022 chromosome 6, APGP_CSIRO_Lrig_0.1, whole genome shotgun sequence window:
- the LOC124659517 gene encoding uncharacterized protein LOC124659517, with protein sequence MLEILLCTFHNLKSLTLLMHFCKQPPIMLTLCLLKSAPNLEKLRIEIFDEKEQIFEANGEFLNALWTDGMCANLQVVQMIGITWRPNEMSFIELILSKARLLHTLSISHGEQIVMSNEDALNELLRYKRASAEAQVIFKGKAEKYY encoded by the exons ATGCTGGAGATACTTCTATGCACCTTTCACAACTTGAAGAGCTTGACGTTACTTATGCATTTCTGTAAACAACCCCCTATTATGTTAACCTTATGCTTACTGAAGAGTGCCCCAAATCTAGAGAAACTCAGAATAGAG ATCTTTGATGAGAAGGAGCAGATATTTGAGGCAAATGGAGAGTTTCTGAATGCATTATGGACTGATGGCATGTGTGCCAACCTTCAGGTTGTGCAGATGATTGGTATTACTTGGCGTCCAAATGAAATGTCTTTTATAGAGCTCATTCTCTCCAAAGCAAGGCTTCTTCATACTTTATCAATCAGTCACGGTGAGCAAATTGTGATGTCTAATGAGGATGCTCTAAATGAATTACTAAGATACAAAAGAGCGTCAGCTGAAGCTCAGGTCATATTTAAAG GTAAAGCTGAAAAATATTATTAG